One Caretta caretta isolate rCarCar2 chromosome 6, rCarCar1.hap1, whole genome shotgun sequence genomic region harbors:
- the LOC125639192 gene encoding uncharacterized protein LOC125639192: protein MAPKGKIKKKKYKCCPCLSSPSLQEDAAGEQLTQFEPDEEIKLLYQFGSYLDYIETPQKGHGKVKGKSKKHGREWKIQETERKNKPDLCNGKENVVLCEENTANDTDLKKNKHLKKNKHDTKAKSHLDSTKKDFCYKQNSFVPWPFVEKKAKKIKLLQDNKVIDGNEESSREVKHKQYYQNSRTVQKGNTQGKQKRLCLPSSHNSFVTENGKHNELSCRNSSWSQTTCKRQGLDSTVHYFSGGIIAGFKKRRKLDKEVPVGSNTTEINSCTSSTEPLLSSSPAALQIKTYDSEDEFNVETLRDKAASHMNSKTEEICSSVDLSQELFITQKSFLPVQIPNNSSTCLSLYSQNRAKDASVERRFKQKNSTDTLEFSQMSSNRETCDEHSQFSQYGLTPSRGRKSATRECAIQTEDFFSSPVFASSLRMRERFTDCHEQPLDLSLPYRIRSNAENTGRLSLGGAGDGVHVSSKHRLEPVCHIENHPAGPVFEEEKENHVFTQSQKSDQVKYIQMLLNSSYFFKVKGDSDNIVSRTQLVKPKLGNKKKRIVVDSTRQEKS, encoded by the exons ATGGCTCcaaaaggcaaaataaaaaaaaagaaatacaagtGCTGCCCTTGTTTGTCATCACCATCGTTGCAGGAAGATGCCGCTGGAGAGCAG CTTACACAGTTTGAACCAGATGAAGAAATTAAACTTTTATATCAATTTGGAAGCTATCTTGATTACATAGAAACTCCCCAAAAAGGTCATGGCAAAGTGAAAGGCAAATCCAAAAAGCATGGAAGAGAATGGAAGATACAGGAAACCGAAAGGAAAAATAAGCCTGATCTTTGTAACGGAAAGGAAAATGTGGTTTTGTGTGAAGAAAACACTGCCAATGACACTGATCTTAAAAAGAATAAACATCTTAAAAAGAACAAACATGATACTAAAGCAAAAAGTCATTTGGATTCAACAAAAAAAGACTTTTGCTATAAGCAAAACTCCTTTGTCCCCTGGCCATTTgttgaaaagaaagcaaagaaaataaagctACTTCAAGATAACAAAGTAATTGATGGTAATGAAGAGAGCTCCAGAGAAGTAAAGCACAAACAATATTATCAAAATTCTAGAACAGTACAGAAGGGTAATactcaaggaaaacaaaaacGTCTCTGCCTTCCCTCATCACATAATTCTTTTGTAACTGAGAATGGTAAACATAATGAATTAAGTTGTAGAAATAGTTCTTGGTCTCAGACAACTTGCAAACGTCAAGGTCTTGATTCTACTGTGCATTATTTTAGTGGTGGAATCATAGCAGGTTTTAAAAAGCGCAGGAAATTGGATAAGGAAGTCCCTGTAGGCTCCAACACTACTGAAATAAACAGCTGCACTAGTAGTACAGAGCCTCTtttgtcatctagtccagcagctctgcagattaAAACTTATGACTCAGAAGATGAATTCAATGTGGAAACCCTGAGAGATAAGGCAGCTTCTCATATGAACTCAAAAACTGAAGAAATATGCAGCAGCGTTGATCTTAGTCAAGAGCTTTTTATAACCCAGAAGTCTTTTTTACCAGTGCAGATTCCCAATAATAGCAGTACTTGCTTATCCCTCTACAGTCAAAACCGTGCTAAAGATGCAAGTGTAGAAAGaaggtttaaacaaaaaaactctaCAGATACTTTGGAGTTTTCTCAGATGTCTTCAAATAGAGAAACATGTGATGAACACAGTCAGTTTTCTCAGTATGGTTTGACACCAAGTAGGGGTAGAAAGTCAGCTACAAGAGAGTGTGCAATTCAGACAGAAGACTTTTTCAGCTCTCCAGTATTTGCTTCCTCCTtaagaatgagagagagatttaCAGATTGCCATGAACAACCACTGGACCTCAGTTTGCCTTACAGAATTCGGTCGAATGCTGAGAATACAGGAAGACTGTCCTTGGGTGGTGCGGGTGATGGTGTTCATGTATCTTCCAAACACAGATTAGAGCCTGTGTGTCATATAGAAAATCATCCTGCCGGTCCAGTGTtcgaggaggaaaaagaaaatcatGTGTTCACTCAATCTCAAAAATCAGATCAAGTGAAATACATTCAGATGCTGCTTAATTCATCCTATTTCTTTAAAGTGAAAGGTGATTCAGATAATATAGTTTCTAGAACACAGTTAGTGAAGCCAAAgttaggaaacaaaaaaaaaagaatagttgTAGACAGTACAAGACAGGAGAAATCCTAG